CCGTACCGGGCTAAGGCGCGGCTGGACTCTTACGTGCCGCGCAGCGTTCACCTGCGCTACTTCACTGAAGAAGCCGCAGCAGCCTTCAGGCAGCAGGGAATCCTGCCCGGCTTCGACCATGATCTCTGGCCGCTGCTGCACCGCGACGCCGTTTGGGCCTACTACTCCACACTTGTCCGGGTGGCGGCGGACGAGCTGCTGGAACCCGCAGAGCTGTTCCTCGAAGAGCTCCGCGCGGCCCTCGATCTTCCCGGCCCCGAATGGGATTCGGTCAAAGAAAAAGTTCTGGACCGCTTCGTGCCGGCGGACCGGCGCACCAACCTGGAAGCTTTGGCCCAGCCGCTGGGCAGGCGCCCCTACCGCGGCGCGCATGATCTGGACAACGCCGTCCTGGCCTATTTGGAGGACGACGCCGCCGGTTCCGCAGCAGGGGAGGACGATCCCCTGAAAATGGCGATTGGCGCCCTGAACGCCGGACGCACGCTGCTGAAATCCATAGTGGCCGACGGCGGACTGGCCGATGCATCCTGGCTTTCCGAACTGCGCGGCTGGTTTGAGCCGCTGGTGGAAGGGCTCGCGAGCGGACCTCCACCCGAGCGGATCGAACAGCTGGCCGCTCTGGTGCGGGCCGGCGTCGTGCACTTCGTGGGTCCGGACCCGCGCTTTGACATCGACGAAGCGCGCGGTGTGTTCACCGGTTCCTCGCCCTGGTCCGGCACGGAGTACGCCGCCCGGACGCTGGTGGAAGCGATGATGCCGCCCAACCGCGTGGACCGGAACATCTCCCCGCTGCTCGGCGGAATGCTGCGCGACGGACTGGTGCGGCCCAAGGTCATGATGGCGGCGGACGGAACGGCTGTGATCACCCCCGGCCTGGATGTCACCCTGCCGCCGTACCGGCCGGTGGGGATCAGCGGTGAGCCGCAGGAGAACCTGTATGTACTGGGGCTCCAGCTTTCATCGGTCCAGTGGGGTACCGCAATCGCGGCTGAAGCGGGTTCCCCGGCCGGCGCAGGCGCCCGAACACTGCGGGATGCGGACGATATTGCCTCGGCGCTCCTGGCCTCAGCGGCCGGCCGCGGACAAACCGGCGGGGCAAGCAAGTACCAGCGGGCGAACGCCGGCAGTTCGAGCTGACCCGTTCCTTGCCTGCGCGCGCGGGCATGCCTATGCTCAGGCGATGTCTGCGAAAACGATGCCGGGGGACTCAGGAAAGGCGCTTCGCCGGGAACGGGCTGCGCTGCTGGCGGCCGGGCTCACCTACGGTCCTGCTGAGCTGATCGATTTCCTTATCCCGCTGTGGGCGGGAATCGCCCTGGGGGCGAGTGCCTCGCAGGTGGGGTTGCTGATCGCGGCGGAACTGCTCGTCTCGGTTCTGGTCCGGCCTCTGGCGGGACGCTTGGCCGACAGCAGGGAACGGCGGACTCTTGCCGGGATCGGTGCAGTCATTTACGGGGTGTCCTGCTGCGGCTACGCCCTTGCAGATTCCCTGCCGACGGCGTTTGCCGCTGCCGTTGTGGGTGGTGCCGGCGGAGCCGTCCTGTGGGTGTCCCTGCGTGCCATGGTGAGCGAAAGATTGGCGGCAGACTCCGGAGTCTTTGCCCGGTTTATGTCCGTGCAGTCCACCGGTTCATGGATCGCCTTTGTCGCCGGGCTGACGCTGCTGGGACAGACGGACCTCTTCGCTCCGGTGCTCGCAGGATGCGGTGCGGCCTGCATGGTTGGTGCGGTGGCGCTGTTCACCAGCCCTGTCCGGCTTGCCCGGATTCCGGACGGCACGGGAACGGCCGGGGGAGAAAGCGGCGGGTCCCGGGCCGTCGCCCGGCGGGTGCGGCCCATGCTGATTGCTTCAGCCACTACCACTGTGGCAGAAGCCGCTGTTTCCGTCCTGCTGTTGCTGCACCTGCAGCGGGGATTCGGACTGGGTGTCATTGAAGCCGCTTATGTCTTTCTTCCCGGAGCCATTGCCATGATGGTCCTTCCTCCCGTGCTGCATAAAGCCGTCCTGCGGATCGGGCGGCGGCGGGCGGTCATGGCGGCGTCCGTTTTCAGTGCGGTCTTTGCCGTGTCGCTGGCATGGGTCGGCAGCCCGGTGCTGGTCTCGGTCCTATGGATCCTGAGCGGTGTCGCGTTTGCCGTGCTGATGCCGGTTGAACAGGCCGTGGTTGCCGAGGCAGCACCGAACAGTGTCGGCACTGCCATGGGCATCTACACCGCCGTGGGACTGCTCAGTGCGGCCGCCGGCGCCCTTGCCGCAGGGGCGCTCTACGAGTTCAGTTCCTGGCAGGTAGCCTGCCTGGTTTCCGGGGCCTTGATTCTCAGCGGTGCAGTGCTGGGCCCGTGGGCAATCCGGACACTGGGTGTTGCTGATGTCCCGGCCGACGCATCACCGGTTCTTCCGGGCTGATCCTGACCGGGGCTCCGATCCAGTGTCCCGACGGTGCCGCTTACCGCGGGATATTCGCGCATCGCCTCTTCACTCGAGGGCTTGTTCCGGCGCCGCGTTCTGCCGCAGCATCCGGCAGAACGCGGCACTGTTCTCTGCGGGCCACCAGTGTCCGCCGTCGACGGCGCTGATCCGCAGATCCCGAACCTCCTCGCGCAGCCCGTCCGTCAGCCGCGGAGACAGGAACGGATCCTGCAGCGGAACCACCACGTGCACGGGAACGCCGATGAGGGGTGGGAGTCCTCCGGCCGGAACACCGGACCCCAGCAGGTTGGCCCGGTACAGCTGCAGCCCGCGGATACCGTTGTCTGTGGCTGTTTCGGTGCTGGTTCCCGCTCGCTTCGCGTAGCGCGGCCCGAGAAGCCGCCACAGGAACTCCGGCAGCACGGGAAGTTGGAAGAAGGCCACATACGTACTGCGCACTGCCTGCCCCGCTGCCAGCAGCCACCGGCGCGGAGACCGCAGGGACGCGGCAAACCAGCGCCGCAGGTGACCGATGTCCGGACCGGAAATGCTGGTGAAGCCGAGGATCGTGCCCTCGGCCCGGGTATCGCGGACTGCAGCCCAGCACTGGATAGACCCCCAGTCGTGGCCCACGAGACGGACCGGCCCGGTTTCTGCCGATGCCAGCACCGCGTAGAGATCATTGACGAGCAGCGGCAGCCGGTACGGAGCCAGGGGGCTGCGTTCCTGGTTGCTGTCCACCCGTGACGCACCCGCATTGCGGGTGTCGTAGGCGAGGACCCGGTGGTCCGCAGCCAGATCCTCGATCACACTGCGGAACACCGTGTGGTCATCCGGGTAACCGTGCACCAGGAGCACGGTGGGTGTCATCGGTGCCGCCGGCAGCCCGTACTCGAAAACGGCCAGCCGGGCGCCGTCGTTCTCCACTGTCCACTGTCGCCTCGCCTGCATCGGCTCCCCCTTCATCTGCGTGGTACCCGGCAAAAGAACGATGCCGTCCCGGCAATCAGCCGGGACGGCATCCTTTCAGCTTTCAGCTCCGGGTGGAAGCTGAACCCGTTAGAACGGGTACTGCCGCGGCTCACGCTGCAGGGTCACCGTGTGGTCGGTGGTGAATTCCTCGATCGCCCATTCGCCGTTGAAACGTCCCAAACCGGAGTTCTTCTCGCCGCCGAAAGCCACATGGGCCTCGTCCTGAACGGGGATGTCGTTGACGTGCGTCATACCGGCCTTGATGCGGCGGGCAAACAGAACGCCCCGGTCCAGATCCGAGGTGAAGACCGAGCTCGCCAGTCCGAGATCACTGGCATTGGCCAGCGCGAGGGCGTCTTCGGCGTCGGCCGCGCGGATGATGCCGGCGATTGGACCGAAAATCTCCTCCTGGAAGAGCTCCATGTCCTTGGTGACATCGGCAAAGACGTAGGGGGAGAGGACCTGTCCGTTGGTTTCGCCCTCCACCACCAGCCGTGCACCCTGCTCCTGAGCCAGCTCAATCTTCCTCTGCAGGCCTTCGAGCTGCTTGGCGTTGATGATCGGGCCCACCGTGGTCTGCGGGTCCGTGGGATCCCCGGACTTCAGCGTCTTGGCGTGTGCGACAAACTTCTCCACGAACTCGTCATAGACGGCATCCTCGACAATGATCCGGTTCACGGCCATGCAGATCTGCCCCTGGTGCAGGAACTTGCCCATGATGGCGGCCTTGACGGCCTGGTCCACGTCAGCGTCGGCGAGGACCACAAAGGGACTGTTGCCGCCGAGCTCGAGCGCCACATGCTTCAGCGTGGGACCGGAAGAAGCGAGGGCCCCGAGGTTCTTGCCCACCGGGGTGGAACCTGTGAAGGAGATGAAGGAGGGGACCGGGTGCTCCACAAAGGCGTCACCGATTTCAGACCCGGCGCCGACGACGACGCTGAGGACGCCTGCGGGAAGCCCGGCTTCCTCGAAGATGCGGGCGATCATCAGGCCGCCGGTCACCGGGGTGTCCGAAGCGGGCTTGAGGACGACGGCGTTGCCCAGTGCCAGCGCGGGTGCCACGGAGCGCTGGGACAGGTGAAGCGGGAAGTTCCAGGGGCTGATGACGCCGACGACGCCAAGCGGGCCTCGGTAGACGCGGGACTCCTTGCCGGGGACGTCGGACTGCAGGATCCTGCCGGACACCCGGTGCGGGAAGGTGGCCGACTCCTTGGTGATGGCGCGGGCGGAATCAACCTCGATGTTGGCCTTGATCACGGTGCTGCCGGATTCGGCGGCGAGCCAGGCGATGATCTCGTCGCGGCGCTCGTCGAAGATTTCCGCTGCGCGTTCTAAGACGGCGCGGCGGGCCGCAGGTGTCTGCGCCGCCCACTGAAGCTGGGCCTTGGCCGCTGCGGTGTAGGCCTCGTCCAGGTCTTCCCGGGACGCCTGGCGGATACTCATCAGTTCGGTGCCGTCAAACGGGCTCTTGTCCGAGAGGGTCTTTTCCGAGCTGCCGTCGCGCCACTGCCCGGCGATGTACTGCTTCGAAGGAATCCAGTCCGTGAGGGCCGGAGCTGGTGACTGAACCTGCGTTGTCATGTGTTTCTCCTTGGAGTCTCGAGGCATGTCCCCGGTTCAACCGGGTGCTGGTCGCTTTCATTCCCCACTGTTGGACGGCACCGCTTCGAGCCAGTGGGCTGCGGAAGGTTCCTGCAGCCTCTGGACGGCGGTGAAAGAGGAGACCTACGATACAGACACGGCGGGCTCTGAGGGGATCGCTGGAAGTACGTTGTTCTGGCCACTGCACCCAAGGATGGCACTGCATGTCGACGCTCAAGTACTCCACTGATGAATCCGGCACCTTCGTTGCGCCGCGCGTCGTTCCGCTGTCCAAGGGACGCATCGTCGTCAACTGGATCACCTCGACGG
This genomic interval from Arthrobacter sunyaminii contains the following:
- a CDS encoding MFS transporter, coding for MSAKTMPGDSGKALRRERAALLAAGLTYGPAELIDFLIPLWAGIALGASASQVGLLIAAELLVSVLVRPLAGRLADSRERRTLAGIGAVIYGVSCCGYALADSLPTAFAAAVVGGAGGAVLWVSLRAMVSERLAADSGVFARFMSVQSTGSWIAFVAGLTLLGQTDLFAPVLAGCGAACMVGAVALFTSPVRLARIPDGTGTAGGESGGSRAVARRVRPMLIASATTTVAEAAVSVLLLLHLQRGFGLGVIEAAYVFLPGAIAMMVLPPVLHKAVLRIGRRRAVMAASVFSAVFAVSLAWVGSPVLVSVLWILSGVAFAVLMPVEQAVVAEAAPNSVGTAMGIYTAVGLLSAAAGALAAGALYEFSSWQVACLVSGALILSGAVLGPWAIRTLGVADVPADASPVLPG
- a CDS encoding aldehyde dehydrogenase family protein, whose amino-acid sequence is MTTQVQSPAPALTDWIPSKQYIAGQWRDGSSEKTLSDKSPFDGTELMSIRQASREDLDEAYTAAAKAQLQWAAQTPAARRAVLERAAEIFDERRDEIIAWLAAESGSTVIKANIEVDSARAITKESATFPHRVSGRILQSDVPGKESRVYRGPLGVVGVISPWNFPLHLSQRSVAPALALGNAVVLKPASDTPVTGGLMIARIFEEAGLPAGVLSVVVGAGSEIGDAFVEHPVPSFISFTGSTPVGKNLGALASSGPTLKHVALELGGNSPFVVLADADVDQAVKAAIMGKFLHQGQICMAVNRIIVEDAVYDEFVEKFVAHAKTLKSGDPTDPQTTVGPIINAKQLEGLQRKIELAQEQGARLVVEGETNGQVLSPYVFADVTKDMELFQEEIFGPIAGIIRAADAEDALALANASDLGLASSVFTSDLDRGVLFARRIKAGMTHVNDIPVQDEAHVAFGGEKNSGLGRFNGEWAIEEFTTDHTVTLQREPRQYPF
- a CDS encoding alpha/beta fold hydrolase, with translation MQARRQWTVENDGARLAVFEYGLPAAPMTPTVLLVHGYPDDHTVFRSVIEDLAADHRVLAYDTRNAGASRVDSNQERSPLAPYRLPLLVNDLYAVLASAETGPVRLVGHDWGSIQCWAAVRDTRAEGTILGFTSISGPDIGHLRRWFAASLRSPRRWLLAAGQAVRSTYVAFFQLPVLPEFLWRLLGPRYAKRAGTSTETATDNGIRGLQLYRANLLGSGVPAGGLPPLIGVPVHVVVPLQDPFLSPRLTDGLREEVRDLRISAVDGGHWWPAENSAAFCRMLRQNAAPEQALE
- a CDS encoding FAD/NAD(P)-binding protein; translation: MINTTQSFQLAVIGAGPRGISVVERTLARYLALPEPSRPALKIRVIDPFNPGPGHVWRTGQSRLFLMNTPCLFPTVVPAGATADELAASPSGLSFDQWRILMTDPGAGTDLPAADRDELAQLTPGAFPSRAVYGRYLEWTFARLQEAALAAGVELDHVRSEVLSLTRPETGAGWVLEVAGEGTLDADAVVLALGHLPAALSADQDRLRDAADRHNLRYLPPAVPSDVDFSVFPAGEPVLVRGLGLNFFDIMIQVTTGRGGRFLPSGLPAGRALRYEPSGREPVLVAASRRGTPYRAKARLDSYVPRSVHLRYFTEEAAAAFRQQGILPGFDHDLWPLLHRDAVWAYYSTLVRVAADELLEPAELFLEELRAALDLPGPEWDSVKEKVLDRFVPADRRTNLEALAQPLGRRPYRGAHDLDNAVLAYLEDDAAGSAAGEDDPLKMAIGALNAGRTLLKSIVADGGLADASWLSELRGWFEPLVEGLASGPPPERIEQLAALVRAGVVHFVGPDPRFDIDEARGVFTGSSPWSGTEYAARTLVEAMMPPNRVDRNISPLLGGMLRDGLVRPKVMMAADGTAVITPGLDVTLPPYRPVGISGEPQENLYVLGLQLSSVQWGTAIAAEAGSPAGAGARTLRDADDIASALLASAAGRGQTGGASKYQRANAGSSS